A single region of the Chthoniobacterales bacterium genome encodes:
- a CDS encoding HlyD family efflux transporter periplasmic adaptor subunit, which produces MKKTTYLILFAAAVLFLWSWQCKRGKAISAEADRDNTETVAVQRGDVVTEVTSSAMITPENRLDIKPPIAGRAESVLVDIGQEVKRGQPLAMMSSSERAALLDAARAKGPKEVAFWEDVYKAAPLVAPLDGVIISRTLVPGQVVSTTDVAFIMSDRLIAKASLDETDLAKVYMGQPATVTLDSYPDDKIAGEVSKIAYNSTTTNNVTTYPVDVSMQKIPDFARSGMTANVGFVLEGKTNVLVLPADAVGEDGTVQLAPQEAGADPVVRKVVTGLSDGKNIEIKEGLIEGQRVMRKAYQLPEQKKTEGFSLLPRPKRVTGTNAQGRGGPPSP; this is translated from the coding sequence ATGAAAAAAACCACTTACCTCATACTTTTTGCGGCGGCCGTGTTGTTCCTTTGGTCGTGGCAATGCAAACGCGGCAAGGCGATCTCCGCCGAGGCTGACCGTGACAACACCGAGACGGTCGCCGTGCAGCGAGGTGACGTTGTAACCGAGGTGACGTCGAGCGCGATGATCACGCCGGAGAACAGGCTCGACATCAAGCCGCCCATCGCCGGCCGCGCCGAATCGGTGCTCGTGGATATCGGGCAGGAGGTGAAGCGCGGCCAGCCTCTCGCCATGATGAGTTCATCCGAGCGTGCGGCGCTGTTGGATGCGGCGCGGGCCAAAGGGCCGAAGGAGGTCGCCTTTTGGGAGGATGTTTACAAGGCCGCGCCGCTCGTCGCGCCCCTCGACGGTGTGATTATTTCCCGCACGCTCGTGCCCGGCCAAGTGGTCTCAACCACCGACGTCGCGTTCATCATGTCCGACCGCCTTATTGCCAAGGCCAGTTTGGACGAGACGGACTTGGCCAAAGTTTACATGGGTCAGCCGGCGACGGTGACGCTCGACAGCTACCCCGATGACAAGATCGCCGGCGAGGTGTCGAAAATCGCCTACAACAGCACGACGACCAACAACGTCACCACTTATCCCGTGGACGTCAGTATGCAAAAAATACCCGACTTCGCGCGCAGCGGGATGACGGCGAACGTGGGATTTGTTCTCGAGGGCAAAACGAATGTGCTGGTGCTGCCGGCGGATGCGGTCGGCGAGGACGGCACCGTGCAGCTTGCGCCGCAGGAAGCCGGGGCTGATCCGGTCGTGCGGAAAGTTGTGACCGGTTTGTCGGACGGAAAAAACATCGAGATCAAGGAGGGGCTGATCGAGGGCCAGCGCGTGATGCGGAAAGCCTACCAGCTCCCCGAGCAGAAAAAGACCGAGGGCTTTTCGCTCCTGCCCCGGCCCAAGCGGGTCACCGGCACCAACGCACAGGGCCGCGGTGGTCCGCCGTCACCGTGA
- the holA gene encoding DNA polymerase III subunit delta, whose translation MATKPKKTAKTANVQLVAGNDEMAVKARAKELAAELAPAEGGEFAVETLDAHADNAEHAASIIREAILSLSMPGFLASEKLVWLKSANFLSDTQLGGSKTVLEALEALQKILEGGLPEGTRLLFSAISPDKRRTFYKSLTKLAAAEVLDKPSGGPRFDEDDAARQAAVSAARERKLKFAPDALERFAAYVGSDTRQVLNELDKIDTYLGDERRDISEEDITLLVPQTRRGIIFELGNCIARRNLQSASNCLQKLLAQGEDSVGLLYAAIMPTIQRMTAAAILIEEYGLRVPPSYPAFQSALEQLPEDAKEILPRKKDGTLNAYGFYMSAQEAKRFKVRELADATIACAEAATSIMSTGSDPALILQQLLVRILTPR comes from the coding sequence ATGGCAACCAAACCCAAAAAAACCGCCAAAACTGCAAATGTCCAGCTCGTCGCCGGCAATGACGAAATGGCGGTCAAAGCACGGGCCAAGGAATTGGCAGCGGAGTTGGCGCCCGCTGAAGGCGGTGAGTTCGCCGTCGAGACGCTCGATGCGCATGCCGACAATGCCGAGCACGCCGCCTCGATCATCCGCGAGGCCATCCTCTCGCTCAGCATGCCGGGATTCCTCGCCTCGGAGAAACTCGTCTGGCTGAAGAGCGCCAATTTTCTTTCCGACACGCAACTTGGCGGAAGCAAAACCGTCCTCGAAGCGCTTGAGGCATTGCAAAAAATCCTCGAAGGCGGATTACCGGAAGGAACGCGTTTGCTCTTCAGCGCGATCAGTCCGGACAAGCGCCGCACGTTCTACAAATCGCTGACCAAACTTGCGGCGGCTGAAGTCCTCGACAAACCGAGCGGCGGGCCGCGCTTCGACGAAGACGATGCGGCGCGTCAGGCGGCCGTGTCCGCCGCGCGCGAGCGAAAACTGAAGTTCGCGCCCGACGCCTTGGAGCGTTTCGCTGCCTATGTCGGCTCCGACACGCGCCAAGTCCTCAACGAACTCGACAAGATCGACACCTACCTCGGCGACGAACGCCGCGACATCAGCGAGGAAGACATCACCCTCCTCGTCCCCCAAACCCGCCGCGGCATCATCTTCGAGCTGGGCAACTGCATCGCCCGCCGCAATCTGCAGTCGGCCAGCAACTGCCTGCAAAAACTTCTCGCCCAAGGCGAGGACTCTGTCGGACTCCTCTACGCCGCCATCATGCCGACCATCCAGCGCATGACCGCCGCTGCCATCCTCATCGAGGAATATGGACTGCGTGTGCCCCCGAGCTACCCTGCTTTCCAGTCAGCTCTCGAACAACTCCCGGAGGATGCCAAAGAAATCCTCCCGCGCAAAAAAGACGGCACCCTCAACGCCTACGGGTTCTACATGTCCGCGCAGGAAGCCAAACGCTTCAAAGTCCGCGAACTGGCCGACGCCACTATCGCCTGCGCCGAAGCCGCCACATCCATCATGTCCACCGGCTCCGACCCGGCGCTTATTCTGCAGCAGTTGCTCGTGCGCATCCTTACACCGCGATAA
- a CDS encoding TolC family protein, producing the protein MNNRCAWTSRFYVAVPPAAAVALFFLAPFARGEVVTWAECVREAAMNNPGIAAAVQEIGRSDAVRKGAYSTFIPRLTVSGGMSRAKAEEIVSTSGGSTEVVGSTFGESGFWSNYADSYTAQVELQQTVFDGFATRGNVAKARAETSVAVAKLLTQKAGASYELKSAFAQLLYAQELMKILADIIDQRERNLRMVELKYENGRENKGALLLSKAQLSQARLDLTQAGRLLRVSRIQLATVMGRSSFGDFEAKGKLATSVPVKDPDYRKLALRTPASFQQAAVADAAKAGITVAQSDFYPQIAAFANISSQGATGFEAPEGWAVGLSGTWAVFDGTKTYFNVRAARSAHEVSLSTLRQTLDETIRALAENYRTYVNAVDQIAVGAELYAASLLRAQIAEAQYRNGLVSFQDFDTITNDKINRQKQDLLNRRDAVLAEAAWEQSLGAGAIP; encoded by the coding sequence ATGAACAACCGTTGCGCGTGGACATCCCGGTTTTATGTCGCCGTGCCACCGGCGGCCGCGGTCGCGCTGTTTTTCCTGGCGCCTTTCGCTCGCGGCGAGGTGGTCACCTGGGCAGAATGCGTGCGTGAAGCCGCGATGAACAATCCCGGCATTGCGGCGGCGGTGCAGGAAATCGGGAGATCCGATGCCGTGCGCAAGGGAGCCTACAGCACGTTCATACCGCGCCTGACTGTCTCGGGAGGAATGAGCCGCGCGAAAGCGGAAGAGATCGTATCGACGTCGGGCGGTTCCACGGAGGTGGTCGGTTCGACCTTCGGCGAGTCGGGTTTCTGGTCGAATTACGCGGACAGCTACACCGCCCAGGTCGAACTGCAGCAGACTGTGTTCGACGGGTTTGCCACGCGCGGCAACGTCGCCAAGGCGCGCGCGGAAACGTCCGTTGCCGTGGCCAAGCTGCTCACGCAGAAAGCAGGGGCGAGTTACGAGTTGAAAAGCGCGTTTGCGCAGCTCCTTTATGCCCAGGAGCTGATGAAAATTCTCGCCGACATCATCGACCAGCGCGAAAGGAACCTGCGGATGGTCGAGCTGAAATACGAAAACGGGAGGGAGAACAAAGGTGCGCTGCTTTTGAGCAAGGCCCAGTTGAGCCAGGCTCGTCTCGATCTCACGCAAGCGGGCCGCCTCCTGCGGGTGTCGCGCATCCAGCTCGCCACGGTCATGGGCCGATCGTCTTTCGGCGATTTCGAGGCGAAGGGAAAACTCGCGACCTCGGTGCCCGTGAAAGATCCGGACTACCGCAAGCTGGCTTTGCGCACGCCCGCGAGTTTCCAGCAGGCGGCGGTCGCGGACGCGGCCAAGGCGGGTATCACCGTGGCGCAAAGCGACTTTTACCCGCAGATCGCCGCCTTCGCCAATATCAGCAGCCAAGGCGCGACCGGTTTCGAAGCGCCGGAAGGTTGGGCGGTCGGTTTGAGCGGAACCTGGGCCGTCTTCGACGGCACGAAAACCTACTTCAACGTGCGTGCCGCGCGTTCCGCCCACGAAGTTTCGCTCTCCACCCTGCGCCAGACCCTCGATGAAACGATCCGGGCCTTGGCCGAGAACTACCGGACCTATGTCAATGCCGTGGACCAAATCGCGGTGGGTGCGGAGCTTTACGCGGCCTCGTTGCTGCGTGCGCAGATCGCCGAGGCGCAATACCGCAACGGCCTCGTTTCCTTCCAGGATTTCGACACCATAACAAACGACAAAATCAACCGCCAAAAGCAGGATCTGTTGAACCGCCGCGATGCCGTGCTGGCCGAGGCCGCGTGGGAGCAGTCGCTGGGGGCGGGGGCCATTCCATGA
- the tatC gene encoding twin-arginine translocase subunit TatC, whose amino-acid sequence MSLGKFLRYRELRDSPKPFLEHLEDLRTMVIRMAVVVFVAMGAAFFFRSAIARFVQAPLLAVDPSRADNLQSLGVADSMTISLQLSFYAGLVFSFPVLLYFLAEFVMPALSPRERRVVMVAALIGFGLFLAGAAFAFFGVLPGTLEFFFRDAQSMNWRPTWTVGEYYSFVTQFTLGFGLAFELPVVVLALVKMGLLGHAQMRATRPYAVVVIFLLAAVITPTTDVFTLLLMGGPMVLLYEACIWIAKRMEPKEPPADLSGDAA is encoded by the coding sequence GTGAGCCTCGGGAAGTTCCTGCGTTACCGCGAGCTTCGCGATTCGCCCAAGCCCTTCCTCGAGCACCTCGAGGATCTGCGGACCATGGTGATCCGGATGGCCGTGGTGGTTTTTGTCGCCATGGGAGCGGCCTTCTTTTTCCGATCGGCCATCGCGCGTTTCGTGCAGGCTCCGCTGCTTGCGGTCGATCCCTCGCGCGCTGACAACTTGCAGTCGCTGGGCGTGGCCGACTCCATGACGATCTCGCTGCAACTCTCCTTTTATGCCGGTCTGGTTTTCTCTTTTCCGGTGCTGCTTTATTTTCTCGCGGAGTTTGTGATGCCTGCGCTGAGCCCGCGCGAGCGGCGCGTGGTGATGGTGGCGGCGCTGATCGGCTTCGGTCTGTTTCTTGCCGGCGCGGCGTTTGCTTTCTTCGGCGTCCTTCCGGGAACGTTGGAATTCTTTTTCCGCGATGCGCAATCGATGAATTGGCGGCCGACATGGACGGTCGGCGAGTATTACAGCTTCGTCACGCAGTTCACCCTGGGGTTCGGCCTGGCGTTCGAATTGCCGGTGGTGGTGCTTGCGCTGGTGAAGATGGGGCTTCTCGGGCACGCGCAGATGCGGGCGACGCGACCTTACGCCGTGGTCGTGATCTTCCTGCTGGCCGCTGTCATAACGCCCACCACCGATGTTTTCACCCTTTTGCTCATGGGCGGACCGATGGTGCTCCTCTACGAGGCGTGCATCTGGATCGCCAAGCGCATGGAACCCAAGGAACCGCCGGCCGATCTCTCCGGCGATGCAGCATGA
- the ruvA gene encoding Holliday junction branch migration protein RuvA: protein MITYLEGVLREVLPTQVVIEVRGVGYEVFIPLSSYDRLPPPGQSVRLLTHLQVREDAHILFGFASSEERDLFRLLVTRVSGVGPKLALAVLSGMDVMRFKAAVVDADIASIAKISGLGKKTAERIVLELKDKLGVAAAWEAAGADKAPSAEARAANDAVLALIALGYKQVDAAKAVREVALKNKDAGAEDLVRLALKSLV from the coding sequence GTGATTACTTATCTCGAGGGAGTTTTGCGCGAGGTCCTTCCGACCCAAGTGGTCATCGAGGTCCGCGGAGTAGGCTACGAGGTTTTTATCCCGCTCTCCAGCTACGATCGGCTCCCGCCGCCCGGCCAATCGGTGCGCCTGCTCACGCATCTGCAGGTTCGCGAGGACGCTCACATTCTTTTCGGCTTCGCGTCGTCCGAGGAGCGGGATCTCTTCCGCCTGCTCGTCACCCGGGTCAGCGGAGTCGGGCCGAAGCTGGCTTTGGCCGTCTTGAGCGGGATGGACGTCATGCGCTTCAAGGCTGCGGTGGTCGATGCTGATATCGCTTCGATCGCCAAGATCAGCGGGCTGGGAAAGAAGACCGCCGAGCGGATAGTTCTCGAGTTGAAAGACAAACTCGGTGTGGCTGCGGCGTGGGAGGCGGCCGGCGCGGACAAGGCCCCGTCCGCCGAGGCGCGCGCGGCCAACGATGCTGTCCTGGCGCTCATCGCTCTCGGCTACAAGCAGGTCGATGCCGCCAAGGCCGTGCGGGAGGTGGCGTTGAAAAACAAGGACGCGGGGGCCGAAGATCTCGTGCGCTTGGCGCTCAAGTCGTTGGTGTGA
- a CDS encoding ATP-binding cassette domain-containing protein → MIELEHIDKIYRMGRLEVAALRDVSLSIAPGEFVAITGQSGSGKSTLLHILGLLDRPTSGRFLFSGRDVSRLDDAELAALRSGEIGFVFQQFHLLRRTNAVDNVNLPLVYSPEREEERGMELLRKVGLADRARHRPGELSGGQQQRVAIARSLVRNPRLLLADEPTGNLDSSSGGEIMALFRELNSEGITVVLVTHEPEIAALARREIRIADGRVERDVSKAVAVALPELPARPTARPRHVGRLRRIRSHFHQAVRALLLNKMRTFLSAIGIIIGVGAVIGMLSLGKGAQASIADQLSGIGSNRLSIRPEAQTVGGVVQQIGGVSRITQEQAEEILAKVPLVKAAAASVRGRGQVVWRNANANTEIIGTMPGYADIYNAPAVAGRFFTAEENRRRDRVALVGRTVAEKVFGNANPVGETIKLNKVPFRVIGVLKPRGDQGPWDADDVVVIPLQTAMYRVMGKRYVDSIDVAVRDSDMVDQAQAQIWDLFSSWPKAPGVIGEGFRIANYASMQEAFTSIIRSVSILLATVAAISLVVGGIGVMNIMLVSVTERTREIGLRKALGANNGDILAQFLVEAVTLCLGGGAIGLGLGVLLTYSGSWLTGWSLSVTAGSVVLAVGFSVAVGLVFGIWPARKASLLNPIEALRHE, encoded by the coding sequence ATGATCGAGCTCGAGCACATCGATAAAATTTACCGCATGGGCCGGCTCGAAGTCGCGGCCCTCCGCGACGTCTCGTTGAGCATCGCGCCGGGCGAGTTTGTGGCCATCACGGGACAATCCGGATCCGGCAAATCGACGCTTTTGCATATCCTCGGATTGCTGGACAGGCCGACCAGCGGCCGTTTCCTTTTCTCCGGACGCGATGTCTCGCGATTGGACGACGCGGAATTGGCCGCCTTGCGTTCCGGTGAAATCGGTTTTGTTTTTCAGCAATTCCACCTGCTCCGACGGACCAATGCGGTGGACAATGTGAATCTCCCTCTCGTTTACAGCCCGGAGCGCGAAGAGGAGCGTGGCATGGAGTTGCTGCGGAAGGTTGGCTTGGCCGACCGGGCCCGGCACCGGCCGGGGGAACTTTCGGGCGGACAACAGCAGCGCGTCGCGATTGCGCGTTCCCTGGTGCGCAACCCGCGTCTTCTTCTTGCCGACGAGCCCACGGGCAATCTCGACTCGTCAAGCGGCGGTGAAATCATGGCGCTTTTCCGCGAACTCAACTCGGAGGGCATCACGGTGGTGCTGGTGACGCACGAACCGGAAATCGCCGCCCTGGCCAGGCGCGAGATCCGCATCGCGGACGGACGCGTGGAACGCGATGTGAGCAAAGCCGTGGCCGTTGCCTTGCCCGAGTTGCCCGCGAGACCCACCGCGCGCCCGCGGCATGTCGGTCGCCTGCGGCGCATTCGCTCGCATTTCCATCAGGCTGTGCGTGCGCTGCTGCTGAATAAAATGCGCACATTCCTGTCGGCCATAGGAATCATCATCGGTGTCGGTGCGGTCATCGGAATGTTGTCCCTCGGCAAAGGTGCCCAGGCATCCATCGCCGACCAGTTGTCGGGTATCGGTTCGAACCGGCTTTCCATCCGCCCCGAAGCGCAGACCGTCGGCGGCGTGGTCCAGCAGATCGGAGGAGTCAGCCGCATCACCCAGGAGCAAGCGGAGGAAATTCTGGCGAAAGTTCCCCTGGTCAAGGCTGCTGCTGCCAGCGTGCGTGGTCGCGGCCAAGTGGTGTGGCGCAACGCGAATGCGAACACCGAAATCATCGGCACAATGCCCGGCTATGCGGATATCTACAATGCGCCGGCTGTCGCCGGTCGGTTTTTTACCGCCGAAGAAAATCGCCGGCGCGACCGTGTCGCCCTGGTCGGTCGCACCGTGGCGGAAAAAGTTTTCGGAAACGCGAATCCGGTCGGTGAAACGATCAAACTCAACAAAGTTCCGTTCCGCGTCATCGGAGTTCTCAAGCCCCGGGGCGACCAAGGACCTTGGGATGCCGATGATGTCGTGGTGATTCCTCTGCAGACCGCGATGTATCGCGTCATGGGAAAGCGCTACGTCGATTCGATCGACGTGGCGGTGCGCGATTCCGACATGGTCGATCAGGCGCAAGCGCAGATTTGGGATCTTTTTTCCTCCTGGCCCAAAGCGCCGGGTGTCATCGGCGAAGGTTTCCGCATCGCCAACTACGCCTCGATGCAGGAAGCCTTCACGTCGATCATCCGCAGTGTCTCGATCCTTCTTGCCACGGTTGCGGCGATTTCGCTCGTCGTCGGCGGCATCGGGGTGATGAACATCATGCTGGTCTCGGTGACCGAGCGCACGCGGGAGATCGGATTGCGGAAGGCCTTGGGAGCGAACAACGGCGATATCCTGGCGCAGTTTCTCGTGGAAGCCGTCACGCTCTGTCTCGGCGGCGGCGCCATCGGACTGGGGCTCGGCGTGCTGCTGACTTACAGCGGCTCGTGGTTGACCGGTTGGTCGCTGTCCGTCACCGCGGGCTCGGTTGTTCTTGCCGTCGGGTTTTCCGTCGCTGTCGGACTCGTCTTCGGAATCTGGCCGGCGCGCAAAGCATCACTTCTGAATCCGATCGAGGCCTTGCGGCACGAATAA
- a CDS encoding 50S ribosomal protein L17, whose product MRHRKKTVKLGRSQAHRDALLANQVCSLIIHQRIRTTLAKAKAARPLAEKMVTLGKKGTIHARRTAAAYLNQDAAVKALFEEIAPRSASRAGGYTRIIKLGPRKSDSAPMAVLEWVDTASVETEAETEPKKTKAKKSE is encoded by the coding sequence ATGAGGCACCGGAAAAAGACCGTCAAACTCGGGCGCTCCCAAGCCCACCGCGACGCGCTGCTCGCCAACCAGGTCTGCAGCCTGATCATCCACCAACGCATCCGCACGACCTTGGCCAAGGCCAAGGCCGCGCGGCCCTTGGCGGAAAAAATGGTCACTCTCGGCAAAAAGGGAACAATCCATGCGCGCCGCACAGCCGCCGCCTACCTGAACCAGGATGCCGCGGTAAAAGCGCTCTTCGAGGAGATCGCTCCGCGCTCTGCGTCACGCGCCGGAGGCTACACGCGCATCATCAAGCTCGGACCGCGCAAGAGCGACAGCGCTCCCATGGCTGTCCTCGAGTGGGTGGACACAGCAAGCGTGGAAACCGAAGCCGAAACGGAACCCAAGAAAACCAAGGCCAAGAAGTCCGAGTAA
- a CDS encoding nucleoside phosphorylase → MRLHRSISLEKPLLVVALEEEAQHLHVSGLPVLVTGVGKICAAHALAAVLARKRPSRVINVGTAGALHEGLSGTQVVGRVLQHDFDDDGIAALTGEHFGEPIDLEGDGPTLGSGDVFVSGGDARGRLVARGIDLVDMEGYAVARVAREFGLPVTIVKEISDRAGEGADKTWKQSLDDCAERLGAWLRREIPGA, encoded by the coding sequence ATGAGACTCCACCGTTCCATCTCGCTGGAGAAGCCTCTGCTGGTCGTCGCGCTCGAAGAGGAGGCGCAGCACCTCCACGTCTCCGGTCTGCCGGTTCTCGTGACCGGCGTTGGGAAGATCTGCGCGGCGCATGCCTTGGCTGCGGTGCTCGCGCGCAAGCGCCCTTCCCGTGTGATCAACGTCGGAACGGCCGGCGCCCTGCATGAAGGGCTTTCGGGCACGCAGGTGGTCGGGCGCGTTTTGCAGCACGACTTCGATGATGACGGAATCGCCGCGCTGACGGGGGAGCATTTCGGGGAACCGATCGATCTCGAGGGCGATGGCCCGACCTTGGGTTCCGGGGATGTCTTTGTCTCGGGCGGGGACGCGCGCGGGCGACTTGTTGCGCGGGGCATCGACCTGGTTGACATGGAGGGCTATGCCGTGGCCCGGGTGGCACGCGAGTTCGGACTGCCCGTCACGATCGTCAAAGAAATCAGCGATCGCGCCGGCGAGGGTGCGGACAAGACTTGGAAGCAATCCCTGGACGATTGCGCCGAGCGGTTGGGTGCCTGGCTGAGGCGCGAAATTCCGGGTGCTTGA
- a CDS encoding DNA-directed RNA polymerase subunit alpha, with protein MPIRLGRFEMPKSLVKDEKTSTDTYAKFIAEPFEAGYGHTVGNSLRRVLLSSLEGAAITSIQIEGVNHEFQTIPGVVEDVVEIILNLKKVKFNTHDHDSHRVVLNVNKEGEVTAKDIESTAQCEVLNPKQHIATLDKKMKFSAEMNVRKGRGFATGDENKTADQAIGVIAIDSIFSPVTRVKYAVEATRVGQRTDYDKLVLEIWTDGRITPDEALLQSAAILRHHLDVFVGHDDSQVEFDQTPEAVSQENAKLRKLLNMSVNEIELSVRAANCLNNANITTVGQLALKSEAEMLKYRNFGKKSLNEIKDKLEELGLGLGMKFEPGLIEITAAEPEAEDEEKETKKKK; from the coding sequence ATGCCCATTCGTCTCGGACGTTTTGAAATGCCCAAGTCGCTCGTGAAGGACGAGAAGACTTCCACGGACACCTACGCGAAATTCATCGCTGAACCCTTCGAGGCCGGCTACGGCCACACGGTCGGCAACTCGCTCCGCCGCGTGCTTCTCTCCTCACTCGAAGGCGCCGCCATCACCTCGATCCAGATCGAGGGGGTGAACCACGAGTTCCAGACCATTCCCGGAGTGGTCGAGGACGTCGTCGAAATCATCCTCAACCTCAAGAAGGTCAAATTCAACACGCACGATCATGACTCCCACCGCGTCGTGCTCAACGTGAACAAGGAGGGCGAAGTCACCGCCAAGGACATCGAGTCCACCGCCCAGTGCGAAGTCCTCAACCCGAAGCAGCACATCGCCACCCTCGACAAGAAAATGAAGTTCTCCGCCGAGATGAACGTGCGCAAGGGCCGCGGTTTTGCCACCGGCGACGAGAACAAGACGGCCGACCAGGCCATCGGCGTGATCGCGATCGACTCGATCTTCTCGCCCGTCACCCGCGTGAAATACGCGGTCGAGGCCACGCGCGTCGGCCAGCGCACCGACTATGACAAGCTCGTGCTCGAGATTTGGACGGACGGACGCATCACTCCCGACGAGGCTCTCCTCCAGTCCGCGGCGATCCTTCGCCACCACCTTGATGTGTTCGTCGGCCACGACGACTCGCAGGTGGAGTTCGACCAGACGCCGGAAGCCGTCAGCCAGGAAAACGCCAAACTGCGCAAACTTCTCAACATGTCGGTCAACGAGATCGAGCTGAGCGTGCGCGCGGCCAACTGCCTGAACAACGCGAACATCACCACCGTCGGCCAGCTCGCGCTGAAGTCGGAGGCCGAAATGCTCAAATACCGCAACTTCGGCAAGAAGTCGCTCAACGAGATCAAGGACAAGCTCGAGGAACTCGGTCTCGGTCTCGGCATGAAGTTCGAGCCCGGCCTCATCGAAATCACCGCCGCCGAGCCGGAAGCCGAGGATGAGGAGAAAGAAACCAAAAAGAAAAAGTAA
- a CDS encoding restriction endonuclease yields the protein MAVPKYDDLFNPLLAALHELGSSASISELEQQVAKILKLSEADLEEPHDGNRTKFSYNLAWARTYLKRFGLIENSSRGVWALTSKGQKTSTVKKEAVKKLVQDEDRKKKAERESQETESPDETGWEEEVLNSLKKMSPEAFERLCQRVLRESGFIQVEVTGRSGDGGIDGRGVVKLGAILSFHVHFQCKRYKDTVPAPVIRDFRGAMVGRADKGIILTTGTFTREAKAEALRDGAPPLDLIDGDEFVQMLKDYRLGISVEQKTVEEISVNESWFDNY from the coding sequence ATGGCCGTTCCCAAATACGACGACCTTTTTAATCCACTTCTTGCTGCTCTACATGAGCTGGGAAGTTCAGCGTCAATTTCCGAGCTGGAACAGCAAGTCGCTAAAATTCTCAAGCTTTCTGAAGCAGACTTGGAGGAACCTCACGACGGCAACCGAACGAAGTTTTCCTACAATCTGGCGTGGGCCAGAACTTACCTGAAAAGATTCGGGTTAATCGAAAACTCCTCGCGAGGTGTTTGGGCGCTGACAAGCAAAGGTCAGAAGACCTCGACCGTTAAGAAAGAGGCCGTGAAAAAATTGGTGCAGGACGAGGATCGAAAGAAGAAGGCGGAGAGAGAATCTCAAGAAACTGAAAGCCCTGACGAAACAGGATGGGAGGAGGAAGTCCTCAACTCGCTCAAGAAGATGTCTCCCGAAGCATTCGAAAGACTCTGCCAACGCGTGCTTCGCGAGTCAGGATTTATCCAGGTCGAAGTGACGGGGAGGTCCGGAGACGGAGGCATCGATGGACGCGGAGTAGTAAAACTCGGAGCAATTCTTTCGTTCCATGTTCACTTTCAATGCAAACGCTACAAAGACACCGTCCCAGCGCCCGTAATACGTGACTTTCGGGGCGCAATGGTTGGGCGAGCAGACAAAGGCATAATTCTAACAACTGGAACATTCACCAGAGAGGCAAAGGCTGAAGCTCTTCGTGACGGAGCACCTCCGCTTGACTTGATCGACGGCGATGAGTTCGTGCAAATGCTGAAAGACTACCGCTTGGGGATTTCGGTCGAGCAGAAAACAGTAGAAGAAATCTCCGTCAATGAGTCCTGGTTTGATAACTACTGA
- a CDS encoding septal ring lytic transglycosylase RlpA family protein translates to MRFLRPFTPAVAVCALLLASGCAAKKGLIVEPSKPEIVYDATPVSVLHGKASYYYGRWIGRLTANGETYRATDVTAAHKTLPFNTMVRVTNLKNGKSVIVRINNRGPYVKGRILDLSLVAAQKIEMTTAGVVPVKAEILKRIDVVAKPNVKLTASEKRAAEKRLAQAAKEAREKKAKQSPGLSKVFSFLRPAQ, encoded by the coding sequence ATGCGATTTCTTCGTCCATTCACGCCGGCTGTTGCCGTTTGTGCGCTGTTGCTGGCCTCCGGTTGCGCGGCAAAAAAAGGACTCATCGTCGAACCTTCGAAGCCCGAGATTGTCTATGACGCGACACCGGTTTCCGTGCTCCACGGCAAGGCGTCGTATTATTACGGACGCTGGATCGGACGGTTGACAGCCAACGGTGAAACTTACCGGGCGACCGATGTGACGGCGGCGCACAAGACGCTTCCGTTCAACACCATGGTGCGCGTGACCAATCTGAAGAACGGCAAGTCGGTCATCGTGCGCATCAACAACCGCGGACCCTACGTCAAGGGCCGCATCCTCGATCTCAGTCTCGTCGCTGCGCAGAAGATCGAAATGACCACCGCCGGTGTCGTTCCGGTGAAGGCCGAGATTTTGAAGAGGATCGACGTTGTCGCGAAACCCAACGTCAAGCTCACTGCATCCGAAAAGCGTGCTGCCGAGAAGCGCTTGGCGCAGGCGGCCAAGGAGGCCCGCGAGAAGAAGGCGAAGCAGTCCCCCGGGCTCAGCAAGGTGTTTTCATTCCTCCGGCCTGCGCAATAG